GCGCCTGATAGCCCAACGCTCCACCGATGAGGCCAAGCCGCACGATCTACACTCCGGCTAGGTTTGCGATTCTCCAGGCGGCTTCATTTCGGAGGCGCTGGCACCCCTGTGCACGGGCGCCTACCGGCGTTCAAGGAAGACGTCCTGCTCTCCAAACTTGACGGTTTCCCGCCCTCCCTCAAAAACTAGACCCGCCAATTCATCTGCCCCAAACGGGGAAACAGCCGGAAACGAGGCGACCGGCCCATCCGTGGGAAAGAGAAGCGTCACGATGCGGAGCGGAAGCTTGCCCACGGTGGAATAGGTGACCACGGGGGCCGGTCGGCGCTCGCCGTAGTCCGGAGAAACCCACCCCTGCGGCGGAGCTGGCCAACAGCGCTTTTTCGCGGCCCGCAGCCGCCAAAAAACTTGAACTCACCATATTGGCTCCGCGCAAAACCAACACCCAGGAATAAGCGGCCAGGAAAGGCGCAATGCCGGCGTATTTCGGACCCAACACCAATCCCGCGCCCAGAAAAGCGAATGCGGTCAAGGCGGCGGCGCAAACAAAACCCAGAACCAAGGCTTTCTTGACATGGCCAGCATATAAGGATTCCTGGTCCTTGCGGTGGCGGACGAAATAAGCGAAGGTGCTGTCCGCCATGGCCGCAAATAAAAACAGCGGCGCCTCGGCCAAACGAAAACTTAATGAGTAGAGGGCTAAAGATTCAAGACCCAGGAACATTTTGACCAGCACAATGTCCAAACGCGCGGCCAAAATACCCAACAACTGATTGGCCCACAGCCACGAAGCCCCTGGAAAAAGACGGCGGGCCGCGTTCTTCATGCCCGAACAATTCCAATGTTCGGCAAGGGCCGGTTCGCGCAGAGTCGCCGCCCGCCACAAGCCCAAGGCCTCCACCGCGCGCTCCAAGGCAAACGCCGAAACAAAGCCGGCCAATCCCCATATTTTTGTGGCTAATAACGCGACGGCAACCAAAACGGTCTCAGCCGCAAAGCCCGCGATTACCAAGCCCTTGGGGTAAAGCAAGGTGTTGACCAAACTGTAAGCCAATTTGGACTGCATGAAACCGATATGCCAGACGCCGAAGATCAGGCTGTACGGCCAGGGAAGAGCGATCAAGCCGATCAGAGCGCCCAATACGCTCAAGAGTAATTTCCAAAAAGCGGCCTTTTTCCAAAGCTCCCGCCAATCGGCTGCCAAGCCATGGGCGCGGGAGGCCGCAATATCCAATCCGAAACCGAATAGATGCACCCAAATATCCATCAGCGAATAGAGGTAAGAAAAAAGCCCGAAGGATGCTACGGGAAGAGCCCGCGCGCCGAATATTTGAACGATAAGTTTGGCCAAACGGAAAACAAAAAAATTAAAGGCCAAATAAAGGTTATGCCGGTAGAAACCCATGCCTGATATTATGGCTTAGCCGGCGCTAGCGGCCCAAGCGTCTGGGCAAAAAGCGGCGGCCGAATCGGCGTCCCGAGGGTCCGGATGGCGGGCGAGGCTTAGACGGCTCAAGTCGCGGCGGATGCGCGTAGGGAAAATTAGGAAGCATGGCGCGCGGAAAAATCAATCCTGTAAAGCGTTCGATGGCCATGAGAAAAGACGATTCGGTGATATCCATGAGCGTCACCGCATCGCCGATGCTGTAAGCCCGGGCCGTGCGGCCCACGCGGTGAACATAATCTTCCGGATAGCGGGGCACGTCGAAATTAATGACATGGCTGATCTCGCGCACGTCGATGCCGCGCGCCGCAATATCGGTCGCCACTAAAATCTGAATTTTGCCCTGCCGGAAATCCTCCATGGCGCGGGTTCGCTGGCTCTGAGTTTTTGAAGCGTGAAGAATGCCGGTGGAAAACCCCGCCGCAATCAATCGGCGGGTCAAACGGTCCGCGCCCTGGCGGGTGCGGCAGAAAACCAAGACGGATTTCATTTGAACAGCCCTCAGCAGGGCGACGAGAAAATCCGCCTTCTGAAACTGATCCACAGGGTACACGACCTGGCTGATGCCTTCGGCCGTGGCCGTCGGCTTGGCCACCTCCACCCTCTTTGGATTTCTCAACGCAAAGGCCGCGATTTGTCCGACCTTGGAGTGCAGCGTGGCGGAGAACATCATGGTTTGGCGCTCGTGCGGCAGGTGCTGAAATACGGCCCGGATCGACGGCAAAAAACCCATGTCCAGCATCCGGTCCGCCTCATCCAAAACCACGTGCTCCACACGGCCCAAATTAAAACTCCCTTGCTGCAAATGATCAAGCAACCGGCCGGGCGTGGCTACGAGAATCTGGGCTCCTTGGCGGACTGAAAGGCGCTGGCCATGGTAGCCGACGCCGCCGATGACCACCGCTGTTTTGATGTGTATGAAGCGTCCGCAATCCTTGAAGGTCTGATTGACCTGTTCGGCCAATTCCCTGGTCGGCACCAGAATCAAAGCGCGCAAACCATTGCCGGGTTTAAGCTTGAGGGTGTTTAAAATCGGCAGCGCGAAGGCGGCTGTCTTTCCGCTTCCGGTTTGAGCGCAGCCCAAAACATCGCCTCCCTCCAAAGCCAACGGGATGGTTTGAGCCTGGATCGGAGTGGGCTCGACAAAACCCATGGTTTGGACGGCGCGCAATAAATCAGGATGCAGCCCCAGTCCCTCGAAAAGAGCGCCGGTTGTTGTTTCGCTCATCGACGGCAATCCATGCACAGACTGCCGCGTGATCGAATGATCGAAAAGCCGCGATTTGCGGCTTTAATGATTATGTTAATAACGTCCGCCGCGTCCCTGTCCGCCGCGTCCGCCGCTCCAATCGCCGCGTCCGCCGCCACCGCCTCGATTTTCCATGGGCCGGGCTTCATTGACGACGATCTCGCGCTCGCCCATGCGGCTTTTATTCAACTTCTGAATCGCCTGCTGGGCCGCGGCATCATCCGCCATTTCAACAAAGCCGAATCCTTTGGACCGGCCCGTCATCTTGTCCGTGATAATCCGGACGCTGTCCACTGTTCCGCAAGCTTGAAAGCTCGCGCGCAGCTGCTCTTCCGTGGTATCGAAGGGCAGGTTTCCGACATAGAGTTTCTTTCCCATTGTTTAGACTCCTTGATATTCAGTTTGACTGAGCGTTGACTTCAACCACCCGGCAATTCCTAACGGAGGTTTCGGTCCATGATAAACCGTTTTTACGGGCCCGGGCTTTCAGACGAAATTCACCGGTTTTTTCCAGCCACCAATCCACCCACCAGTAGCCTGCGCCCGCCCGGGCCGTCAGCCAAGCGCCTTCATTGACGCAAACCTGAACCTCGGTGGCGCCGGGAGCGCCAACGCGGACGGCATAATGGCCGCGGCGGAGTTTTTCCCCTTCTTTGGGATAATCAAGCACCGCATCACACGCCGGCGCGGACGGCGTCAAAAGCGCCGGCTTGGCGCCGGCCGTCTTCGTCTTCTTCTTTTTCATCGCGCTTGTTTTTGAAAATTGCATAAACGCCTCCTTGCTATAGGGAGCAATTCTTATTGTACAAACTCCGTTGAAAGCGAACCATTCACGGATCAAAAGAACCGAAACAAAATATAACGAATCAAAATTGATTCTTGAAAAAAACCGCGGCTAAAGGCGGCAGAGTCACCCGGATGGTGTGATTAAAAACGCCGCTGGGCTCCTCGCCTGCGGCGACAACGCCCAAATTACCGACGCCGCTGCCTCCGTAATCCGAGGCGTCGCTGTTTAACAATTCAAACCAGGAGCCGCCGGCGGGAACGCCGAGCCGGTAATCATAACGGGGCACCGGGGTAAAATTGAACGCCGCAAGAATCATGATCTTGGCTGACGCGTCCCTACGCAAAAACGCCAAAACCGTATTATCCGCGTCCAAACTCTCGACCCACTGAAAGCCCGCCGGCTCGCAATCAAGCTCATGCAAAGCGGGCTCCGATCGATACAGCCGGTTTAAATCCGAAACCCAATGTTTAATGCCCTGATGCGCCGGGTCATTCAACAAGTGCCACTCCAAGCTCTGCTCATGGGACCATTCCTTGCGGCTGGCGAATTCCCCGCCCATAAATAACAATTTTTTTCCGGGCTGGGCGAACATGTACCCCAACAGCAAACGCAAATTCGCCATTTTTTGCCAGTCATCACCCGGCATTTTGGCCAAGAGCGCGCCCTTGCCGTGAACAACCTCGTCATGGGAAAGAGGCAGGATAAAATTTTCATGGAAAGCGTAAATCGTCCGAAACGTCAGATGCCCGTAATGATGCTTGCGATGCACCGGCTCCTTGGCCATCACCTGCAAAGTATCGTGCATCCAACCCATGTCCCACTTAAAACCGAAACCCAGCCCGCCCACGTAAGTCGGACGCGAAACCATGGGCCAAGCCGTGGATTCTTCAGCCATGATTTGAACGTCGGGGTAAGCGGCGTAAGCCGCCTTATTCAACCGGCGTAAAAAATCAATGGCCTCTAAATTTTCCCGTCCGCCGTATTTATTGGGAATCCACTCGCCTTCCTTGCGCGAATAATCAAGGTAAAGCATGGAGGCCACGGCGTCGACCCGAAGCCCGTCGGCATGATAACGGTCCAGCCAAAAAAGCGCGCTGCTGGTCAAAAAACTTTTCACCTCGTGACGTCCGTAATTAAAAATGCAGCTTTTCCAGTCCGGGTGAAAACCCTGGCGGGGATCGGCGTGCTCGTATAAATGCGTCCCGTCGAAAAAAGCCGGGCCGTGGGCGTCGTTGGGGAAATGAGAAGGCGCCCAATCCAAAATCACGCCGATGCCCTCTTGGTGCAAATAGTCGATCAAAAACATCAAGTCCTGCGGCGTGCCGTAACGCGACGTCGGGGCGAAATACCCGGTGGTTTGATAGCCCCAGGAGCCATAAAAAGGATGCTCCATCACCGGTAAAAACTCAACATGCGTGAAGCCCGTTTCCTGGACATAAGCGGCCAGGCGGGGCGCGATTTCCCGGTACGTTAAAAAACGATTCCCTTGCTCAGGCACGCGCGCCCAAGAGCCCAAATGCACCTCGTAAATCGACACCGGCGCCTGTCGGCTGTTGTTAGCGCCACGCTTGTTCATCCACTGCGCATCTTGCCATGCGTAACTTAAGTCCCAAACCATGGACGCTGTTTTCGGAGGGGTTTCGGCGCGCGATGCAAAAGGGTCCGCTTTTTGGACCGTGTAATCGCCGTGGCTCGATGTAATGTCGTACTTGTACAAAGCGCCGGAAGCGAGGCCGGGAATAAAACCTTCCCAAATGCCAAAATTTCCTTTTGGCTTCAACGGATGCGCCGACGCCTGCCAGCCGTTGAAATCCCCGATCACGGACACGCGCTTGGCCTCGGGCGCCCAAACCGCAAAATATACGCCGGGGATACCGTCGGCAATGCAGGAATGAGCGCCCAGTTTTTCATACAGCCGGGTATGAGCGCCCTCATTGAATAAGTAGCAATCATCGTCGGTCAACAATGTGAAATTGTGGCGAATGTCGGCGGCAGGACGCGTGGCGCTCATGTGTGAGGACGGGCCTTTTGTGCCGGTTCCCGGTAAGGATAGTTTAAAGCGAAGGGTTCTCTGATTCCATGCCTTTTTAGGAATCGCGAGATCAACTGCCCTTCGGCTTGACGCCAGGCTTCAGGAGCCGCATCTTGCCCGACCTCGATAGAGCCGCCGGCGATCATGCTGTGCCCGCCGGCCCGGGAACCGCCGCCCAATAAACGCCACAGCAGCCGTCCCGCCTCCGCCTTTTGATCCAACGTGCGCACGGAAATATAAAGCCGTCCCTGATACCGTCCGGTAACGACCGACCAGCGCATCTTTTCATGGGTCAAAAGAAAATCCGCCATATGCGCGACAATATCCTGAGTCGCCACCTCGCCCAAATGAACCCCGATAACATTGCGAATGATAAAGGCTTCATGGACGGCCCTTGCCAGCGTCCTGAAGAACGAACTGGGATGCGACGGATTCTGAATTTTAGAAAGAGCCCTCATGTCGACTAAAACCATCAGGCGGCGATAAGCGGCGATATCCCGGTCGGTGGCCTGGCGGCCCAAGTGCTGGGTTTCGGAACCAATGCCGTAAAACAGCGCCGTGGCTAAATTCTTGGGTATGGACGCATGCGCCGCGCGCAGCGCCTCAAAAAGAAGCGTGGCCGTAGCGCCCACTTTTTCGTCGATCCAAGCGATGTCCGCCTTGGTTTTCGCGTGCCGGGGGTGATGATCCACGATTAAAGCGGCCGTGCGTTTCGACGGCAGCGGATTGTTGGCGAACGGAGGCTGAGTGTCCACCAGCGCCACGCAGCGGCGGCTTTTTAAATCCTGAGGTCCGCATCGATGCATCGGAATTTTTAAAATCCTGGCCATCATTTGATTTTCCATACGCCCGATGACGCCGCCGTAAACGATGCGCGCCGGCAAACCGAAACGCTCGTGAACCAAATGGACCAGAGCCCAGGCGCTGGCCATGGCATCAGGATCCGGATGATCGTGCGTTAACACCAGGAGCGATGGGATTCCATTGGACCGCCGGGTCAAAGCGTTTAAAAACCGCCGGGCGTCGGCGGCGACGCGGCTCACGAATCGCCTCGGTGAACCAACAAACGAAACACGGCCAACGATTTGGCTTTCAAACGATAATGGCTTGTTGGTTTGACCAACTGGCTGGGATCGTTGGGCCGGGCCGTATCAAGCGCGGTTTCCCAAAATTGCTCGTGAATTTCGGCGACCCCGACGTGAGAGGGCATGGCAAAGGCGATATCCTGATCATGGGCGTTAAACAGCAATAAAAACGTGTTCCCCGAGATGCGCTCGCCGCTCTCGTCCATTTCATCGATCGCGTCGCCGGGCAAAAGAATGCCGAGCGAACGCGCCTCGGGCGCGTTCCACATCTCATCCGTCATCTCGCTTCCCGAAGGCTCCAGCCAGTAAATATCTTTGACGTCGGAACCCCGAAGCGGGCGGTCCTCAAAAAACCGGCGCCGCTGAAAGACCGGGTTGTTTTTCCACAGCGCAATCGCCTTCTTGGCGAATTCCAAAAAATCCCGGCGCCGCTTGTCCAAATTCCAATTAAGCCAGCTGATCTCATTATCCTGGCAATAGGCGTTGTTATTGCCTTGTTGCGTGTGCCCGAGTTCATCGCCTCCGCGAATCATTTCCACCCCTTGAGACAGGCACATGGTCGCGAAAAAATTTCTTTTTTGCTGTTCCCTTAAAGCCAAAACCGCGGGATCGTTCGCCGGACCTTCCACCCCGTGGTTGAAGCTGAAGTTTTGGTTTTCCCCGTCTTTGTTGTTTTCTGAATTCGCCTCGTTGCGCTTGTCGTTGTAGCTGACCAAATCATCCAGCGTAAACCCGTCGTGCGAGGTGACGAAATTGATGCTGGCATAAGGCCGCCGGCCGCTTTGTTCATAAAGATCGCTGGATCCGGCCAAGCGGGTTGCCAGCTCCGAAACCACGCCGCCCTCCCCCTTCCAAAAACGCCGCACCGTATCGCGGTATTTGCCGTTCCATTCCGCCCAGCCTACCGGAAAATTGCCCACTTGATAGCCGCCGGGCCCCAAGTCCCAAGGCTCAGCGATCAGCTTCACCTGGGAAATCACCGGGTCCTGATGGATAATGTCGAAAAATGCGCCCAGCTTATCCACGTCATAAAGCTCGCGGGCCAACGCGCTGGCCAAATCAAAACGGAACCCGTCAACGCGCATCTCCAGCACCCAATAACGCAGACTGTCCATGATCAATTGCAAAACGCGCGGATGCAGCATGTTGAGCGTGTTGCCGCAGCCCGTAAAATCAAGGTAATGACGCTTATCCTTGTCCGCAAGCCGGTAATAAGTCGAATTGTCGATGCCGCGCCAAGAAAGCGTGGGGCCCAAATGATTCCCTTCGGCCGTGTGATTGTAAACCACATCGAGGATCACTTCGATGCCCGCTGCATGAAGCGCGCGCACCATTTGTTTAAATTCCTTGACCGCGCCGGCGGGCGTTTCCGCGGATGCGTAACGCATATCCGGCGCGAAAAAAGACAGGGTATTGTACCCCCAATAATTAACCAATCCTTTCTCCAGCAGGTGGCGCTCGTCGGCATGATGATGGACGGGCATGAGTTCGACCGCGGTCACGCCCAAATCCGTCAAATGCCGGATGACGGGGGCGCTGGCCAATCCCGCATAGGTCCCGCGCAAGCGCTCGGGCACCTTAGGGTGTTGATGAGTGTAGCCTTTAACATGCAGCTCATAAATCAACGTTTTATGCCAAGGGTTCTTCGGCGCTTTGTCGTCGCCCCAAGTAAAAGCGGGGTCGATCACCACGGCCAAGGGAGCGCAAGCGGCGTTATCCCGCTCATCGAAGGAAAGGTCTTGGGCCGGGTCCCCGATCGTGTAGCCGAACATCTCATCTTTCCAATGAGTCTTGCGGCCGATGGCTTTGGCATAAGGATCAAGCACGATTTTATTCGCATTGAAACGCCGGCCGGCGCTGGGTTCATAGGGTCCGTGCACCCGGTAACCGTAGAGCTGCCCAGGGAAAATACCCTCAATATAGCCGTGCCACACCATATCGGTTTTTTCGGGAAGGCTGACGCGGTAAAACTCCTCTTGGGCTTGAGGGGAATCGAAGAGGCAAAGCTCCACGGCAGAGGCGTTTTCCGAAAAAATCGCAAAATTAACGCCGATGCCGTCCCAGGTGGCGCCCAACGGATAGGGCTTGCCGAGGCGCATATGAAAACGGCCGTTTTTCACCGAAACGGCGCGTTCTTTTGATCGTATCGACGTTTGTTTATTCATGAAATCGATCAACCGCGCTCCCGCAGCGTCCGCTGGCGCGGGTTAAATCAAGCAGGCGTCCGGCAAGTTCCGCAGTAAGCTCCCTGCCCTCAAGGCGCCAAGTCCAATTTCCTTCAGCGGTTCCCGGCGTGTTCATCCTAGCCGATGAATCCAAACCCAAAACATCTTGAATAGGAATTATAGCGGTATCCGCCTGAAGGCTGAAGGCCATTTTAATCAAATCCCAATGCGCCTCGGCTGCGCCTTCGGGGAAAATCTGCGCCAACACCCGGCCTTCCGGTTCGCGGCCGGCGACCGGAAGCATCTTCTTGCGCCACCAGCCTGCGGCCGTGTCGTTGTCGTGCGTCCCGGTGTAAATGACCGAACGTTTGCGGCCGGGCAAAAATCCCGTCGAGCCTTGGCTCATCGCCTCCTCAATGGCGAATTGAAGCACGCGCATGCCGGGAAGATTAAACCGGTCCCTCAAAGCTTCGACTTCAGGCGTCAAAACGCCCAAATCTTCGGCGATGAGCTCGATGTCCGGCATCTGCTTGAATACTTCACGAAAGAAATCGTCTTGAGGACCGGCGACCCACCGGCCGCCTTTGGCCGTTGTCGCGCCACAAGGGATTTCCCAATAGTTTTGAAAACCTATGAAGTGATCTAATCGCAACGCGTCGAATTGCGCGGCGGCTCTTTTCAAACGCTGGATCCACCAATCGTAACGGCGCGCCGTCAAGACCGGCCAGTCGAAAATCGGGTTGCCCCACAACTGCCCGTCGTCGCTGAAAGCATCCGGAGGGACGCCGGCCACCGCCTGAGGACGGCCGTCGCCGCTTAAGCGGAAAATTTCGCGCTGCGCCCAAACGTCCGCGCTGTCTTGGGCCACGTAAAAGGGAATGTCTCCGATTAATCCGACGCCGTGCGCCGCGGCTTGGGATCTGAACGCGCGCCAGTGGCGATCGACAAGGTACTGCAAAAATTTCTGAAAGGAAATTTCCTGCGCGAATTTCCGGCGCGCTCGGGCCAGGGCCGCGCCGTCGCGATGAGCCAACCCCGCCTCCCAGAACATCCACGGCTTTTGATCGAAATGTTCCTTGCAGACGGCATAAAGCGCGTAATCGTCGAGCCAGAACGCATTCTCGCGCTCAAAAAGCTCCATCCGGCCGCGTTCGGAGGCCGGGACTGTTTTCACATAACGGCCGAAGGCCGCCTTCAACAACGGCCGCTTTAAATCCCGGGCCGCCGCATAATCGGTCCGCCCCGGAGAGACGCCGGTCGGCGCCTTGCGGCCAAGCAGGCCTTCGTCGGCCAAACGTTCGATGCTGATGAATAATTCGTTCCCGGCAAAAGCCGATGGCGAACTATAAGGAGAATCTCCGGCCCCGG
The window above is part of the Elusimicrobiota bacterium genome. Proteins encoded here:
- a CDS encoding DEAD/DEAH box helicase, which codes for MSETTTGALFEGLGLHPDLLRAVQTMGFVEPTPIQAQTIPLALEGGDVLGCAQTGSGKTAAFALPILNTLKLKPGNGLRALILVPTRELAEQVNQTFKDCGRFIHIKTAVVIGGVGYHGQRLSVRQGAQILVATPGRLLDHLQQGSFNLGRVEHVVLDEADRMLDMGFLPSIRAVFQHLPHERQTMMFSATLHSKVGQIAAFALRNPKRVEVAKPTATAEGISQVVYPVDQFQKADFLVALLRAVQMKSVLVFCRTRQGADRLTRRLIAAGFSTGILHASKTQSQRTRAMEDFRQGKIQILVATDIAARGIDVREISHVINFDVPRYPEDYVHRVGRTARAYSIGDAVTLMDITESSFLMAIERFTGLIFPRAMLPNFPYAHPPRLEPSKPRPPSGPSGRRFGRRFLPRRLGR
- the malQ gene encoding 4-alpha-glucanotransferase; translation: MFFCLKSRRRFIELKFLLNEGVVDKNRLALGFRPGPRVDSLKPALNRRAAGIFCHITSLPGPWGAGDLGPGTAYFLDFLKKAGQRWWQMLPVVPPGAGDSPYSSPSAFAGNELFISIERLADEGLLGRKAPTGVSPGRTDYAAARDLKRPLLKAAFGRYVKTVPASERGRMELFERENAFWLDDYALYAVCKEHFDQKPWMFWEAGLAHRDGAALARARRKFAQEISFQKFLQYLVDRHWRAFRSQAAAHGVGLIGDIPFYVAQDSADVWAQREIFRLSGDGRPQAVAGVPPDAFSDDGQLWGNPIFDWPVLTARRYDWWIQRLKRAAAQFDALRLDHFIGFQNYWEIPCGATTAKGGRWVAGPQDDFFREVFKQMPDIELIAEDLGVLTPEVEALRDRFNLPGMRVLQFAIEEAMSQGSTGFLPGRKRSVIYTGTHDNDTAAGWWRKKMLPVAGREPEGRVLAQIFPEGAAEAHWDLIKMAFSLQADTAIIPIQDVLGLDSSARMNTPGTAEGNWTWRLEGRELTAELAGRLLDLTRASGRCGSAVDRFHE
- the glgX gene encoding glycogen debranching protein GlgX — its product is MRLGKPYPLGATWDGIGVNFAIFSENASAVELCLFDSPQAQEEFYRVSLPEKTDMVWHGYIEGIFPGQLYGYRVHGPYEPSAGRRFNANKIVLDPYAKAIGRKTHWKDEMFGYTIGDPAQDLSFDERDNAACAPLAVVIDPAFTWGDDKAPKNPWHKTLIYELHVKGYTHQHPKVPERLRGTYAGLASAPVIRHLTDLGVTAVELMPVHHHADERHLLEKGLVNYWGYNTLSFFAPDMRYASAETPAGAVKEFKQMVRALHAAGIEVILDVVYNHTAEGNHLGPTLSWRGIDNSTYYRLADKDKRHYLDFTGCGNTLNMLHPRVLQLIMDSLRYWVLEMRVDGFRFDLASALARELYDVDKLGAFFDIIHQDPVISQVKLIAEPWDLGPGGYQVGNFPVGWAEWNGKYRDTVRRFWKGEGGVVSELATRLAGSSDLYEQSGRRPYASINFVTSHDGFTLDDLVSYNDKRNEANSENNKDGENQNFSFNHGVEGPANDPAVLALREQQKRNFFATMCLSQGVEMIRGGDELGHTQQGNNNAYCQDNEISWLNWNLDKRRRDFLEFAKKAIALWKNNPVFQRRRFFEDRPLRGSDVKDIYWLEPSGSEMTDEMWNAPEARSLGILLPGDAIDEMDESGERISGNTFLLLFNAHDQDIAFAMPSHVGVAEIHEQFWETALDTARPNDPSQLVKPTSHYRLKAKSLAVFRLLVHRGDS
- the glgB gene encoding 1,4-alpha-glucan branching protein GlgB, encoding MSATRPAADIRHNFTLLTDDDCYLFNEGAHTRLYEKLGAHSCIADGIPGVYFAVWAPEAKRVSVIGDFNGWQASAHPLKPKGNFGIWEGFIPGLASGALYKYDITSSHGDYTVQKADPFASRAETPPKTASMVWDLSYAWQDAQWMNKRGANNSRQAPVSIYEVHLGSWARVPEQGNRFLTYREIAPRLAAYVQETGFTHVEFLPVMEHPFYGSWGYQTTGYFAPTSRYGTPQDLMFLIDYLHQEGIGVILDWAPSHFPNDAHGPAFFDGTHLYEHADPRQGFHPDWKSCIFNYGRHEVKSFLTSSALFWLDRYHADGLRVDAVASMLYLDYSRKEGEWIPNKYGGRENLEAIDFLRRLNKAAYAAYPDVQIMAEESTAWPMVSRPTYVGGLGFGFKWDMGWMHDTLQVMAKEPVHRKHHYGHLTFRTIYAFHENFILPLSHDEVVHGKGALLAKMPGDDWQKMANLRLLLGYMFAQPGKKLLFMGGEFASRKEWSHEQSLEWHLLNDPAHQGIKHWVSDLNRLYRSEPALHELDCEPAGFQWVESLDADNTVLAFLRRDASAKIMILAAFNFTPVPRYDYRLGVPAGGSWFELLNSDASDYGGSGVGNLGVVAAGEEPSGVFNHTIRVTLPPLAAVFFKNQF
- a CDS encoding DHH family phosphoesterase, with translation MSRVAADARRFLNALTRRSNGIPSLLVLTHDHPDPDAMASAWALVHLVHERFGLPARIVYGGVIGRMENQMMARILKIPMHRCGPQDLKSRRCVALVDTQPPFANNPLPSKRTAALIVDHHPRHAKTKADIAWIDEKVGATATLLFEALRAAHASIPKNLATALFYGIGSETQHLGRQATDRDIAAYRRLMVLVDMRALSKIQNPSHPSSFFRTLARAVHEAFIIRNVIGVHLGEVATQDIVAHMADFLLTHEKMRWSVVTGRYQGRLYISVRTLDQKAEAGRLLWRLLGGGSRAGGHSMIAGGSIEVGQDAAPEAWRQAEGQLISRFLKRHGIREPFALNYPYREPAQKARPHT
- a CDS encoding oligosaccharide flippase family protein: MGFYRHNLYLAFNFFVFRLAKLIVQIFGARALPVASFGLFSYLYSLMDIWVHLFGFGLDIAASRAHGLAADWRELWKKAAFWKLLLSVLGALIGLIALPWPYSLIFGVWHIGFMQSKLAYSLVNTLLYPKGLVIAGFAAETVLVAVALLATKIWGLAGFVSAFALERAVEALGLWRAATLREPALAEHWNCSGMKNAARRLFPGASWLWANQLLGILAARLDIVLVKMFLGLESLALYSLSFRLAEAPLFLFAAMADSTFAYFVRHRKDQESLYAGHVKKALVLGFVCAAALTAFAFLGAGLVLGPKYAGIAPFLAAYSWVLVLRGANMVSSSFLAAAGREKALLASSAAGVGFSGLRRAPTGPRGHLFHRGQASAPHRDASLSHGWAGRLVSGCFPVWGR
- a CDS encoding RNA-binding protein; the encoded protein is MGKKLYVGNLPFDTTEEQLRASFQACGTVDSVRIITDKMTGRSKGFGFVEMADDAAAQQAIQKLNKSRMGEREIVVNEARPMENRGGGGGRGDWSGGRGGQGRGGRY